GGAGCACGAGTTATGTGCTCCAGGTCGGTCGCCATTTTTCTTACTGGTATCCTTTTGGAAAAGGATCCGGCTCCATCAGTTCAGATTCATGCACCACATCAAACTGACCATCGGAACGAGCACGACCGACACGCAATTTGCTGTAAAGATGATTGTTTGTTTCGTGAATGCGAACATATCCCTCTGGCGCATTTTTCATTTCAATGCCAGATCCATTCACTTTCTTTATCTTATCGATATCGAAACTGCCCGCCTTCTCAACGGCTGCTTTCCACAACCAAGGCCCAAGGTAGGCATTGTTGGTAACGTCACCGATAACGATGTCGTCACCCCACATTTTCTTAAATTCTTTGATGAATTTTTTGTTGTTCGGGTTTTTGAGGCTCTGGAAATACTTTGCAAACATGTAAGTGCCTACAATATTCTCCCCACCGATACCACGAACCTCGTCTTCCGTCGCAGAAATGGTGATGACGGTTTGCTTTGTGAGATCGACTCCGGCTCCAGTGATTTGCTTATAGAAAGCAACATTTGAACCACCGACAACAATGGAAAAGATGACGTCAGGTCTCTTCAACTTCATTTTATTGATCACGGAATTGAATTGGGTATGACCAAGGGGGTAATACTGCTCACCAATAACCTTTAGCCCGTACTTTTTCTCGATATGCTTACGAGCAATTTTGAATGATGTACGAGGCCAAATATAGTCTGAGCCAACAAAATAGAAGGTCTTTGGTTTCTTCTCTTTAATAATCCAGTCGAGGCCGGCAAGAATTTGTTGAGTAGCTTCCTGGCCTGTGTAAATTATGTTTCGCGAAGCTTCCAACCCCTCATACATGGTGGGATAGTAAAGCATGTTGTTG
This sequence is a window from Rhodospirillaceae bacterium. Protein-coding genes within it:
- the urtA gene encoding urea ABC transporter substrate-binding protein; translated protein: MFGITKKLKADHSTSAIRRKITCGLLALPALALLSTGALANSEFPTSKVNTTGLAVTDDTVTIGILHSITGSMAISETGSVQAEKLAIKQINASGGVLGRQIKWIQEDGATDWPNFAEKAKKLIVNDKVAAVMGCWTSASRKAVLPVFEQYNNMLYYPTMYEGLEASRNIIYTGQEATQQILAGLDWIIKEKKPKTFYFVGSDYIWPRTSFKIARKHIEKKYGLKVIGEQYYPLGHTQFNSVINKMKLKRPDVIFSIVVGGSNVAFYKQITGAGVDLTKQTVITISATEDEVRGIGGENIVGTYMFAKYFQSLKNPNNKKFIKEFKKMWGDDIVIGDVTNNAYLGPWLWKAAVEKAGSFDIDKIKKVNGSGIEMKNAPEGYVRIHETNNHLYSKLRVGRARSDGQFDVVHESELMEPDPFPKGYQ